One Chroicocephalus ridibundus chromosome 21, bChrRid1.1, whole genome shotgun sequence DNA segment encodes these proteins:
- the RFX5 gene encoding DNA-binding protein RFX5 isoform X1 yields the protein MADEELSTRVAKKGSLSPGSSRGGTTESSTLLQELKSTISKSVQNKVDSILQDVQKFSDNDKLYLYLQLPSGPSLGEKSVCLGLPRSSSSLDLSSLTTAEYMHACNWIRNHLEEHTDTCLPKQDVYDAYKRYCDNLCSRPLSAANFGKIIREIFPNIKARRLGGRGQSKYCYSGIRRKTVVSLPPLPSLDLKVTETQSELTELVQSYSSEVMEAACALTCDWAEKILKRSFNNIVEVAQFLIQQHIISSRSARADLVMAMVVSESTEKIHRESRPPLTAKKNGLDTPESSDRSQGQTTLCPQLKKDSGPKPPGPPRPEKKKPPEPPRAASSPQVNALVARLPLLLPRIPPGERPTAPGAAAIRSSPPVLAPKITAAPLGGTVKVALPLPVGTASPSLPLGLAPGASGPAGLLSQPAAVPVLNVLLPGVGVPAGESPCNPRSAGCSKGPGPQDSQHPKATKRPPELAGSDATALPKRRRGRPRKRPEDGGAGEMTELRGSADGGGSPGGGSATSPLGDSPAQGSLPTQVGVTQDGRTNAEVTDGHELAPEEETAQRSPSQARSPPADSGVSCSPREGGDTPTQPHGQTQAGTGPAAATSQHLDTSTCVPTSRGGSPGRAGLCAHPGT from the exons ATGGCTGACGAAGAGCTGAGCACCCGGGTTGCCAAAAAGGGAAGTTtgtcccccggcagctcccggggcGGCACGACCGAGTCGAGcacgctgctgcaggagctgaagaGCACCATCTC CAAATCCGTGCAGAACAAGGTCGACTCCATCCTG CAAGATGTCCAGAAGTTTTCAGACAACGACAAGCTCTACCTCTACCTCCAGCTGCCGTCGGGGCCAAGCCTGGGGGAGAAGAG TGTTTGTCTGGGGCTCCCACGGAGCAGCAGTAGCCTGGACCTGAGCTCGCTGACCACGGCTGAGTATATGCACGCGTGCAACTGGATCCGGAACCACCTGGAGGAGCACACGGACACCTGCCTGCCCAAGCAGGACGTCTACGATGCCTACAA GCGATACTGCGACAACCTCTGCTCTCGCCCTCTGAGCGCCGCCAATTTCGGCAAGATCATCCGGGAGATCTTCCCCAACATCAAAGCCCGACGGCTGGGAGGCCGAGGCCAGTCTAA GTACTGCTACAGCGGGATCCGGAGGAAGACGGTGGTCAGCCTGccgcccctgcccagcctggaCCTCAAAGTGACGGAGACC CAGTCGGAGCTGACGGAGCTGGTGCAGTCCTACAGCAGCGAGGTGATGGAGGCGGCCTGCGCCCTGACCTGCGACTGGGCTGAGAAGATCCTCAAACGCTCCTTCAACAACATCGTGGAGGTGGCCCAGTTCCTCATCCAGCAGCACATCATCAGCTCCCGCTCGGCCCGCGCCGACCTGGTCATGGCCATGGTGGTCTCAG AGAGCACGGAGAAGATCCACCGTGAGAGTCGGCCCCCACTGACGGCAAAGAAGAACGGGCTGGACACCCCCGAGAGCAGCGACAGGAGCCAGGGCcag ACCACTCTCTGCCCGCAGCTCAAGAAGGACAGCGGCCCCAAGCCCCCCGGCCCACCCCGGCCTGAGAAGAAGAagcccccggagccccccaggGCGGCCAGTAGCCCTCAGGTGAACGCCCTGGTCGCCCgcctgcccctgctcctgccccgcaTCCCGCCGGGGGAGCGACCCACGGCGCCCGGTGCCGCTGCCATCCGCTCCTCCCCTCCTGTCCTGGCACCCAAAATCACGGCTGCCCCCCTGGGGGGCACCGTCAAGGTGGCCCTGCCGCTGCCGGTGGGCAcggcctccccctccctgcccctggggcTGGCCCCGGGGGCCAGCGGGCCAGCGGGGCTGCTGAGCCAGCCAGCCGCTGTCCCCGTCCTCAACGTGCTGCTGCCTGGCGTGGGCGTCCCCGCGGGCGAGAGCCCTTGCAACCCCCGGAGCGCGGGGTGCAGCAAGGGTCCCGGCCCCCAGGACTCGCAGCACCCCAAGGCCACCAAGCGTCCCCCAGAGCTGGCCGGCAGTGATGCCACCGCCCTGCCGAAGCGGAGGCGTGGGCGTCCGCGGAAGAGGCCGGAGGACGGTGGCGCGGGGGAGATGACGGAGCTTCGCGGCAGTGCCGATGGCGGTGGCTCTCCCGGCGGTGGCAGTGCCACCAGCCCCCTtggggacagcccagcccagggctcaCTGCCCACCCAGGTCGGTGTCACCCAGGATGGCAGGACCAACGCCGAGGTCACTGATGGCCACGAGCTGGCACCAGAGGAGGAGACGGCACAGCGGAGCCCAAGCCAGGCCAGGTCCCCTCCAGCTGACAGCGGGGTCTCCTGTTCCCCCCGGGAAGGAGGGGACACCCCTACACAGCCCCATGGACAGACACAGGCGGGGACCGGTCCCGCCGCTGCCACCTCCCAGCACTTGGACACGTCCacctgtgtccccacatcccgAGGGGGCTCGCCGGGGCGGGCTGGGCTCTGCGCCCACCCTGGCACTTAG
- the RFX5 gene encoding DNA-binding protein RFX5 isoform X6, with translation MHACNWIRNHLEEHTDTCLPKQDVYDAYKRYCDNLCSRPLSAANFGKIIREIFPNIKARRLGGRGQSKYCYSGIRRKTVVSLPPLPSLDLKVTETQSELTELVQSYSSEVMEAACALTCDWAEKILKRSFNNIVEVAQFLIQQHIISSRSARADLVMAMVVSESTEKIHRESRPPLTAKKNGLDTPESSDRSQGQTTLCPQLKKDSGPKPPGPPRPEKKKPPEPPRAASSPQVNALVARLPLLLPRIPPGERPTAPGAAAIRSSPPVLAPKITAAPLGGTVKVALPLPVGTASPSLPLGLAPGASGPAGLLSQPAAVPVLNVLLPGVGVPAGESPCNPRSAGCSKGPGPQDSQHPKATKRPPELAGSDATALPKRRRGRPRKRPEDGGAGEMTELRGSADGGGSPGGGSATSPLGDSPAQGSLPTQVGVTQDGRTNAEVTDGHELAPEEETAQRSPSQARSPPADSGVSCSPREGGDTPTQPHGQTQAGTGPAAATSQHLDTSTCVPTSRGGSPGRAGLCAHPGT, from the exons ATGCACGCGTGCAACTGGATCCGGAACCACCTGGAGGAGCACACGGACACCTGCCTGCCCAAGCAGGACGTCTACGATGCCTACAA GCGATACTGCGACAACCTCTGCTCTCGCCCTCTGAGCGCCGCCAATTTCGGCAAGATCATCCGGGAGATCTTCCCCAACATCAAAGCCCGACGGCTGGGAGGCCGAGGCCAGTCTAA GTACTGCTACAGCGGGATCCGGAGGAAGACGGTGGTCAGCCTGccgcccctgcccagcctggaCCTCAAAGTGACGGAGACC CAGTCGGAGCTGACGGAGCTGGTGCAGTCCTACAGCAGCGAGGTGATGGAGGCGGCCTGCGCCCTGACCTGCGACTGGGCTGAGAAGATCCTCAAACGCTCCTTCAACAACATCGTGGAGGTGGCCCAGTTCCTCATCCAGCAGCACATCATCAGCTCCCGCTCGGCCCGCGCCGACCTGGTCATGGCCATGGTGGTCTCAG AGAGCACGGAGAAGATCCACCGTGAGAGTCGGCCCCCACTGACGGCAAAGAAGAACGGGCTGGACACCCCCGAGAGCAGCGACAGGAGCCAGGGCcag ACCACTCTCTGCCCGCAGCTCAAGAAGGACAGCGGCCCCAAGCCCCCCGGCCCACCCCGGCCTGAGAAGAAGAagcccccggagccccccaggGCGGCCAGTAGCCCTCAGGTGAACGCCCTGGTCGCCCgcctgcccctgctcctgccccgcaTCCCGCCGGGGGAGCGACCCACGGCGCCCGGTGCCGCTGCCATCCGCTCCTCCCCTCCTGTCCTGGCACCCAAAATCACGGCTGCCCCCCTGGGGGGCACCGTCAAGGTGGCCCTGCCGCTGCCGGTGGGCAcggcctccccctccctgcccctggggcTGGCCCCGGGGGCCAGCGGGCCAGCGGGGCTGCTGAGCCAGCCAGCCGCTGTCCCCGTCCTCAACGTGCTGCTGCCTGGCGTGGGCGTCCCCGCGGGCGAGAGCCCTTGCAACCCCCGGAGCGCGGGGTGCAGCAAGGGTCCCGGCCCCCAGGACTCGCAGCACCCCAAGGCCACCAAGCGTCCCCCAGAGCTGGCCGGCAGTGATGCCACCGCCCTGCCGAAGCGGAGGCGTGGGCGTCCGCGGAAGAGGCCGGAGGACGGTGGCGCGGGGGAGATGACGGAGCTTCGCGGCAGTGCCGATGGCGGTGGCTCTCCCGGCGGTGGCAGTGCCACCAGCCCCCTtggggacagcccagcccagggctcaCTGCCCACCCAGGTCGGTGTCACCCAGGATGGCAGGACCAACGCCGAGGTCACTGATGGCCACGAGCTGGCACCAGAGGAGGAGACGGCACAGCGGAGCCCAAGCCAGGCCAGGTCCCCTCCAGCTGACAGCGGGGTCTCCTGTTCCCCCCGGGAAGGAGGGGACACCCCTACACAGCCCCATGGACAGACACAGGCGGGGACCGGTCCCGCCGCTGCCACCTCCCAGCACTTGGACACGTCCacctgtgtccccacatcccgAGGGGGCTCGCCGGGGCGGGCTGGGCTCTGCGCCCACCCTGGCACTTAG
- the RFX5 gene encoding DNA-binding protein RFX5 isoform X5: MADEELSTRVAKKGSLSPGSSRGGTTESSTLLQELKSTISKSVQNKVDSILQDVQKFSDNDKLYLYLQLPSGPSLGEKSSSLDLSSLTTAEYMHACNWIRNHLEEHTDTCLPKQDVYDAYKRYCDNLCSRPLSAANFGKIIREIFPNIKARRLGGRGQSKYCYSGIRRKTVVSLPPLPSLDLKVTETQSELTELVQSYSSEVMEAACALTCDWAEKILKRSFNNIVEVAQFLIQQHIISSRSARADLVMAMVVSESTEKIHRESRPPLTAKKNGLDTPESSDRSQGQLKKDSGPKPPGPPRPEKKKPPEPPRAASSPQVNALVARLPLLLPRIPPGERPTAPGAAAIRSSPPVLAPKITAAPLGGTVKVALPLPVGTASPSLPLGLAPGASGPAGLLSQPAAVPVLNVLLPGVGVPAGESPCNPRSAGCSKGPGPQDSQHPKATKRPPELAGSDATALPKRRRGRPRKRPEDGGAGEMTELRGSADGGGSPGGGSATSPLGDSPAQGSLPTQVGVTQDGRTNAEVTDGHELAPEEETAQRSPSQARSPPADSGVSCSPREGGDTPTQPHGQTQAGTGPAAATSQHLDTSTCVPTSRGGSPGRAGLCAHPGT, from the exons ATGGCTGACGAAGAGCTGAGCACCCGGGTTGCCAAAAAGGGAAGTTtgtcccccggcagctcccggggcGGCACGACCGAGTCGAGcacgctgctgcaggagctgaagaGCACCATCTC CAAATCCGTGCAGAACAAGGTCGACTCCATCCTG CAAGATGTCCAGAAGTTTTCAGACAACGACAAGCTCTACCTCTACCTCCAGCTGCCGTCGGGGCCAAGCCTGGGGGAGAAGAG CAGTAGCCTGGACCTGAGCTCGCTGACCACGGCTGAGTATATGCACGCGTGCAACTGGATCCGGAACCACCTGGAGGAGCACACGGACACCTGCCTGCCCAAGCAGGACGTCTACGATGCCTACAA GCGATACTGCGACAACCTCTGCTCTCGCCCTCTGAGCGCCGCCAATTTCGGCAAGATCATCCGGGAGATCTTCCCCAACATCAAAGCCCGACGGCTGGGAGGCCGAGGCCAGTCTAA GTACTGCTACAGCGGGATCCGGAGGAAGACGGTGGTCAGCCTGccgcccctgcccagcctggaCCTCAAAGTGACGGAGACC CAGTCGGAGCTGACGGAGCTGGTGCAGTCCTACAGCAGCGAGGTGATGGAGGCGGCCTGCGCCCTGACCTGCGACTGGGCTGAGAAGATCCTCAAACGCTCCTTCAACAACATCGTGGAGGTGGCCCAGTTCCTCATCCAGCAGCACATCATCAGCTCCCGCTCGGCCCGCGCCGACCTGGTCATGGCCATGGTGGTCTCAG AGAGCACGGAGAAGATCCACCGTGAGAGTCGGCCCCCACTGACGGCAAAGAAGAACGGGCTGGACACCCCCGAGAGCAGCGACAGGAGCCAGGGCcag CTCAAGAAGGACAGCGGCCCCAAGCCCCCCGGCCCACCCCGGCCTGAGAAGAAGAagcccccggagccccccaggGCGGCCAGTAGCCCTCAGGTGAACGCCCTGGTCGCCCgcctgcccctgctcctgccccgcaTCCCGCCGGGGGAGCGACCCACGGCGCCCGGTGCCGCTGCCATCCGCTCCTCCCCTCCTGTCCTGGCACCCAAAATCACGGCTGCCCCCCTGGGGGGCACCGTCAAGGTGGCCCTGCCGCTGCCGGTGGGCAcggcctccccctccctgcccctggggcTGGCCCCGGGGGCCAGCGGGCCAGCGGGGCTGCTGAGCCAGCCAGCCGCTGTCCCCGTCCTCAACGTGCTGCTGCCTGGCGTGGGCGTCCCCGCGGGCGAGAGCCCTTGCAACCCCCGGAGCGCGGGGTGCAGCAAGGGTCCCGGCCCCCAGGACTCGCAGCACCCCAAGGCCACCAAGCGTCCCCCAGAGCTGGCCGGCAGTGATGCCACCGCCCTGCCGAAGCGGAGGCGTGGGCGTCCGCGGAAGAGGCCGGAGGACGGTGGCGCGGGGGAGATGACGGAGCTTCGCGGCAGTGCCGATGGCGGTGGCTCTCCCGGCGGTGGCAGTGCCACCAGCCCCCTtggggacagcccagcccagggctcaCTGCCCACCCAGGTCGGTGTCACCCAGGATGGCAGGACCAACGCCGAGGTCACTGATGGCCACGAGCTGGCACCAGAGGAGGAGACGGCACAGCGGAGCCCAAGCCAGGCCAGGTCCCCTCCAGCTGACAGCGGGGTCTCCTGTTCCCCCCGGGAAGGAGGGGACACCCCTACACAGCCCCATGGACAGACACAGGCGGGGACCGGTCCCGCCGCTGCCACCTCCCAGCACTTGGACACGTCCacctgtgtccccacatcccgAGGGGGCTCGCCGGGGCGGGCTGGGCTCTGCGCCCACCCTGGCACTTAG
- the RFX5 gene encoding DNA-binding protein RFX5 isoform X4: MADEELSTRVAKKGSLSPGSSRGGTTESSTLLQELKSTISKSVQNKVDSILQDVQKFSDNDKLYLYLQLPSGPSLGEKSSSLDLSSLTTAEYMHACNWIRNHLEEHTDTCLPKQDVYDAYKRYCDNLCSRPLSAANFGKIIREIFPNIKARRLGGRGQSKYCYSGIRRKTVVSLPPLPSLDLKVTETQSELTELVQSYSSEVMEAACALTCDWAEKILKRSFNNIVEVAQFLIQQHIISSRSARADLVMAMVVSESTEKIHRESRPPLTAKKNGLDTPESSDRSQGQTTLCPQLKKDSGPKPPGPPRPEKKKPPEPPRAASSPQVNALVARLPLLLPRIPPGERPTAPGAAAIRSSPPVLAPKITAAPLGGTVKVALPLPVGTASPSLPLGLAPGASGPAGLLSQPAAVPVLNVLLPGVGVPAGESPCNPRSAGCSKGPGPQDSQHPKATKRPPELAGSDATALPKRRRGRPRKRPEDGGAGEMTELRGSADGGGSPGGGSATSPLGDSPAQGSLPTQVGVTQDGRTNAEVTDGHELAPEEETAQRSPSQARSPPADSGVSCSPREGGDTPTQPHGQTQAGTGPAAATSQHLDTSTCVPTSRGGSPGRAGLCAHPGT, from the exons ATGGCTGACGAAGAGCTGAGCACCCGGGTTGCCAAAAAGGGAAGTTtgtcccccggcagctcccggggcGGCACGACCGAGTCGAGcacgctgctgcaggagctgaagaGCACCATCTC CAAATCCGTGCAGAACAAGGTCGACTCCATCCTG CAAGATGTCCAGAAGTTTTCAGACAACGACAAGCTCTACCTCTACCTCCAGCTGCCGTCGGGGCCAAGCCTGGGGGAGAAGAG CAGTAGCCTGGACCTGAGCTCGCTGACCACGGCTGAGTATATGCACGCGTGCAACTGGATCCGGAACCACCTGGAGGAGCACACGGACACCTGCCTGCCCAAGCAGGACGTCTACGATGCCTACAA GCGATACTGCGACAACCTCTGCTCTCGCCCTCTGAGCGCCGCCAATTTCGGCAAGATCATCCGGGAGATCTTCCCCAACATCAAAGCCCGACGGCTGGGAGGCCGAGGCCAGTCTAA GTACTGCTACAGCGGGATCCGGAGGAAGACGGTGGTCAGCCTGccgcccctgcccagcctggaCCTCAAAGTGACGGAGACC CAGTCGGAGCTGACGGAGCTGGTGCAGTCCTACAGCAGCGAGGTGATGGAGGCGGCCTGCGCCCTGACCTGCGACTGGGCTGAGAAGATCCTCAAACGCTCCTTCAACAACATCGTGGAGGTGGCCCAGTTCCTCATCCAGCAGCACATCATCAGCTCCCGCTCGGCCCGCGCCGACCTGGTCATGGCCATGGTGGTCTCAG AGAGCACGGAGAAGATCCACCGTGAGAGTCGGCCCCCACTGACGGCAAAGAAGAACGGGCTGGACACCCCCGAGAGCAGCGACAGGAGCCAGGGCcag ACCACTCTCTGCCCGCAGCTCAAGAAGGACAGCGGCCCCAAGCCCCCCGGCCCACCCCGGCCTGAGAAGAAGAagcccccggagccccccaggGCGGCCAGTAGCCCTCAGGTGAACGCCCTGGTCGCCCgcctgcccctgctcctgccccgcaTCCCGCCGGGGGAGCGACCCACGGCGCCCGGTGCCGCTGCCATCCGCTCCTCCCCTCCTGTCCTGGCACCCAAAATCACGGCTGCCCCCCTGGGGGGCACCGTCAAGGTGGCCCTGCCGCTGCCGGTGGGCAcggcctccccctccctgcccctggggcTGGCCCCGGGGGCCAGCGGGCCAGCGGGGCTGCTGAGCCAGCCAGCCGCTGTCCCCGTCCTCAACGTGCTGCTGCCTGGCGTGGGCGTCCCCGCGGGCGAGAGCCCTTGCAACCCCCGGAGCGCGGGGTGCAGCAAGGGTCCCGGCCCCCAGGACTCGCAGCACCCCAAGGCCACCAAGCGTCCCCCAGAGCTGGCCGGCAGTGATGCCACCGCCCTGCCGAAGCGGAGGCGTGGGCGTCCGCGGAAGAGGCCGGAGGACGGTGGCGCGGGGGAGATGACGGAGCTTCGCGGCAGTGCCGATGGCGGTGGCTCTCCCGGCGGTGGCAGTGCCACCAGCCCCCTtggggacagcccagcccagggctcaCTGCCCACCCAGGTCGGTGTCACCCAGGATGGCAGGACCAACGCCGAGGTCACTGATGGCCACGAGCTGGCACCAGAGGAGGAGACGGCACAGCGGAGCCCAAGCCAGGCCAGGTCCCCTCCAGCTGACAGCGGGGTCTCCTGTTCCCCCCGGGAAGGAGGGGACACCCCTACACAGCCCCATGGACAGACACAGGCGGGGACCGGTCCCGCCGCTGCCACCTCCCAGCACTTGGACACGTCCacctgtgtccccacatcccgAGGGGGCTCGCCGGGGCGGGCTGGGCTCTGCGCCCACCCTGGCACTTAG
- the RFX5 gene encoding DNA-binding protein RFX5 isoform X2 — protein MADEELSTRVAKKGSLSPGSSRGGTTESSTLLQELKSTISKSVQNKVDSILQDVQKFSDNDKLYLYLQLPSGPSLGEKSVCLGLPRSSSSLDLSSLTTAEYMHACNWIRNHLEEHTDTCLPKQDVYDAYKRYCDNLCSRPLSAANFGKIIREIFPNIKARRLGGRGQSKYCYSGIRRKTVVSLPPLPSLDLKVTETSELTELVQSYSSEVMEAACALTCDWAEKILKRSFNNIVEVAQFLIQQHIISSRSARADLVMAMVVSESTEKIHRESRPPLTAKKNGLDTPESSDRSQGQTTLCPQLKKDSGPKPPGPPRPEKKKPPEPPRAASSPQVNALVARLPLLLPRIPPGERPTAPGAAAIRSSPPVLAPKITAAPLGGTVKVALPLPVGTASPSLPLGLAPGASGPAGLLSQPAAVPVLNVLLPGVGVPAGESPCNPRSAGCSKGPGPQDSQHPKATKRPPELAGSDATALPKRRRGRPRKRPEDGGAGEMTELRGSADGGGSPGGGSATSPLGDSPAQGSLPTQVGVTQDGRTNAEVTDGHELAPEEETAQRSPSQARSPPADSGVSCSPREGGDTPTQPHGQTQAGTGPAAATSQHLDTSTCVPTSRGGSPGRAGLCAHPGT, from the exons ATGGCTGACGAAGAGCTGAGCACCCGGGTTGCCAAAAAGGGAAGTTtgtcccccggcagctcccggggcGGCACGACCGAGTCGAGcacgctgctgcaggagctgaagaGCACCATCTC CAAATCCGTGCAGAACAAGGTCGACTCCATCCTG CAAGATGTCCAGAAGTTTTCAGACAACGACAAGCTCTACCTCTACCTCCAGCTGCCGTCGGGGCCAAGCCTGGGGGAGAAGAG TGTTTGTCTGGGGCTCCCACGGAGCAGCAGTAGCCTGGACCTGAGCTCGCTGACCACGGCTGAGTATATGCACGCGTGCAACTGGATCCGGAACCACCTGGAGGAGCACACGGACACCTGCCTGCCCAAGCAGGACGTCTACGATGCCTACAA GCGATACTGCGACAACCTCTGCTCTCGCCCTCTGAGCGCCGCCAATTTCGGCAAGATCATCCGGGAGATCTTCCCCAACATCAAAGCCCGACGGCTGGGAGGCCGAGGCCAGTCTAA GTACTGCTACAGCGGGATCCGGAGGAAGACGGTGGTCAGCCTGccgcccctgcccagcctggaCCTCAAAGTGACGGAGACC TCGGAGCTGACGGAGCTGGTGCAGTCCTACAGCAGCGAGGTGATGGAGGCGGCCTGCGCCCTGACCTGCGACTGGGCTGAGAAGATCCTCAAACGCTCCTTCAACAACATCGTGGAGGTGGCCCAGTTCCTCATCCAGCAGCACATCATCAGCTCCCGCTCGGCCCGCGCCGACCTGGTCATGGCCATGGTGGTCTCAG AGAGCACGGAGAAGATCCACCGTGAGAGTCGGCCCCCACTGACGGCAAAGAAGAACGGGCTGGACACCCCCGAGAGCAGCGACAGGAGCCAGGGCcag ACCACTCTCTGCCCGCAGCTCAAGAAGGACAGCGGCCCCAAGCCCCCCGGCCCACCCCGGCCTGAGAAGAAGAagcccccggagccccccaggGCGGCCAGTAGCCCTCAGGTGAACGCCCTGGTCGCCCgcctgcccctgctcctgccccgcaTCCCGCCGGGGGAGCGACCCACGGCGCCCGGTGCCGCTGCCATCCGCTCCTCCCCTCCTGTCCTGGCACCCAAAATCACGGCTGCCCCCCTGGGGGGCACCGTCAAGGTGGCCCTGCCGCTGCCGGTGGGCAcggcctccccctccctgcccctggggcTGGCCCCGGGGGCCAGCGGGCCAGCGGGGCTGCTGAGCCAGCCAGCCGCTGTCCCCGTCCTCAACGTGCTGCTGCCTGGCGTGGGCGTCCCCGCGGGCGAGAGCCCTTGCAACCCCCGGAGCGCGGGGTGCAGCAAGGGTCCCGGCCCCCAGGACTCGCAGCACCCCAAGGCCACCAAGCGTCCCCCAGAGCTGGCCGGCAGTGATGCCACCGCCCTGCCGAAGCGGAGGCGTGGGCGTCCGCGGAAGAGGCCGGAGGACGGTGGCGCGGGGGAGATGACGGAGCTTCGCGGCAGTGCCGATGGCGGTGGCTCTCCCGGCGGTGGCAGTGCCACCAGCCCCCTtggggacagcccagcccagggctcaCTGCCCACCCAGGTCGGTGTCACCCAGGATGGCAGGACCAACGCCGAGGTCACTGATGGCCACGAGCTGGCACCAGAGGAGGAGACGGCACAGCGGAGCCCAAGCCAGGCCAGGTCCCCTCCAGCTGACAGCGGGGTCTCCTGTTCCCCCCGGGAAGGAGGGGACACCCCTACACAGCCCCATGGACAGACACAGGCGGGGACCGGTCCCGCCGCTGCCACCTCCCAGCACTTGGACACGTCCacctgtgtccccacatcccgAGGGGGCTCGCCGGGGCGGGCTGGGCTCTGCGCCCACCCTGGCACTTAG
- the RFX5 gene encoding DNA-binding protein RFX5 isoform X3 produces the protein MADEELSTRVAKKGSLSPGSSRGGTTESSTLLQELKSTISKSVQNKVDSILQDVQKFSDNDKLYLYLQLPSGPSLGEKSVCLGLPRSSSSLDLSSLTTAEYMHACNWIRNHLEEHTDTCLPKQDVYDAYKRYCDNLCSRPLSAANFGKIIREIFPNIKARRLGGRGQSKYCYSGIRRKTVVSLPPLPSLDLKVTETQSELTELVQSYSSEVMEAACALTCDWAEKILKRSFNNIVEVAQFLIQQHIISSRSARADLVMAMVVSESTEKIHRESRPPLTAKKNGLDTPESSDRSQGQLKKDSGPKPPGPPRPEKKKPPEPPRAASSPQVNALVARLPLLLPRIPPGERPTAPGAAAIRSSPPVLAPKITAAPLGGTVKVALPLPVGTASPSLPLGLAPGASGPAGLLSQPAAVPVLNVLLPGVGVPAGESPCNPRSAGCSKGPGPQDSQHPKATKRPPELAGSDATALPKRRRGRPRKRPEDGGAGEMTELRGSADGGGSPGGGSATSPLGDSPAQGSLPTQVGVTQDGRTNAEVTDGHELAPEEETAQRSPSQARSPPADSGVSCSPREGGDTPTQPHGQTQAGTGPAAATSQHLDTSTCVPTSRGGSPGRAGLCAHPGT, from the exons ATGGCTGACGAAGAGCTGAGCACCCGGGTTGCCAAAAAGGGAAGTTtgtcccccggcagctcccggggcGGCACGACCGAGTCGAGcacgctgctgcaggagctgaagaGCACCATCTC CAAATCCGTGCAGAACAAGGTCGACTCCATCCTG CAAGATGTCCAGAAGTTTTCAGACAACGACAAGCTCTACCTCTACCTCCAGCTGCCGTCGGGGCCAAGCCTGGGGGAGAAGAG TGTTTGTCTGGGGCTCCCACGGAGCAGCAGTAGCCTGGACCTGAGCTCGCTGACCACGGCTGAGTATATGCACGCGTGCAACTGGATCCGGAACCACCTGGAGGAGCACACGGACACCTGCCTGCCCAAGCAGGACGTCTACGATGCCTACAA GCGATACTGCGACAACCTCTGCTCTCGCCCTCTGAGCGCCGCCAATTTCGGCAAGATCATCCGGGAGATCTTCCCCAACATCAAAGCCCGACGGCTGGGAGGCCGAGGCCAGTCTAA GTACTGCTACAGCGGGATCCGGAGGAAGACGGTGGTCAGCCTGccgcccctgcccagcctggaCCTCAAAGTGACGGAGACC CAGTCGGAGCTGACGGAGCTGGTGCAGTCCTACAGCAGCGAGGTGATGGAGGCGGCCTGCGCCCTGACCTGCGACTGGGCTGAGAAGATCCTCAAACGCTCCTTCAACAACATCGTGGAGGTGGCCCAGTTCCTCATCCAGCAGCACATCATCAGCTCCCGCTCGGCCCGCGCCGACCTGGTCATGGCCATGGTGGTCTCAG AGAGCACGGAGAAGATCCACCGTGAGAGTCGGCCCCCACTGACGGCAAAGAAGAACGGGCTGGACACCCCCGAGAGCAGCGACAGGAGCCAGGGCcag CTCAAGAAGGACAGCGGCCCCAAGCCCCCCGGCCCACCCCGGCCTGAGAAGAAGAagcccccggagccccccaggGCGGCCAGTAGCCCTCAGGTGAACGCCCTGGTCGCCCgcctgcccctgctcctgccccgcaTCCCGCCGGGGGAGCGACCCACGGCGCCCGGTGCCGCTGCCATCCGCTCCTCCCCTCCTGTCCTGGCACCCAAAATCACGGCTGCCCCCCTGGGGGGCACCGTCAAGGTGGCCCTGCCGCTGCCGGTGGGCAcggcctccccctccctgcccctggggcTGGCCCCGGGGGCCAGCGGGCCAGCGGGGCTGCTGAGCCAGCCAGCCGCTGTCCCCGTCCTCAACGTGCTGCTGCCTGGCGTGGGCGTCCCCGCGGGCGAGAGCCCTTGCAACCCCCGGAGCGCGGGGTGCAGCAAGGGTCCCGGCCCCCAGGACTCGCAGCACCCCAAGGCCACCAAGCGTCCCCCAGAGCTGGCCGGCAGTGATGCCACCGCCCTGCCGAAGCGGAGGCGTGGGCGTCCGCGGAAGAGGCCGGAGGACGGTGGCGCGGGGGAGATGACGGAGCTTCGCGGCAGTGCCGATGGCGGTGGCTCTCCCGGCGGTGGCAGTGCCACCAGCCCCCTtggggacagcccagcccagggctcaCTGCCCACCCAGGTCGGTGTCACCCAGGATGGCAGGACCAACGCCGAGGTCACTGATGGCCACGAGCTGGCACCAGAGGAGGAGACGGCACAGCGGAGCCCAAGCCAGGCCAGGTCCCCTCCAGCTGACAGCGGGGTCTCCTGTTCCCCCCGGGAAGGAGGGGACACCCCTACACAGCCCCATGGACAGACACAGGCGGGGACCGGTCCCGCCGCTGCCACCTCCCAGCACTTGGACACGTCCacctgtgtccccacatcccgAGGGGGCTCGCCGGGGCGGGCTGGGCTCTGCGCCCACCCTGGCACTTAG